The Gammaproteobacteria bacterium genome has a segment encoding these proteins:
- a CDS encoding FeoA family protein, which translates to MTLDELKPGQRGRILRIDGDGPLVQRLMALGLLEGSEIAMTRRAIGGDPLEVQIMGYALSLRREEARRVEIDLLK; encoded by the coding sequence ATGACGCTTGATGAATTGAAACCGGGCCAGCGCGGCCGGATCCTCAGGATCGACGGGGACGGACCGCTCGTTCAGCGTCTCATGGCGCTTGGGCTCCTGGAGGGCTCGGAAATTGCGATGACGCGCCGGGCCATCGGCGGCGATCCGCTGGAAGTACAGATCATGGGCTACGCCCTGTCGTTGCGACGCGAAGAAGCGCGTCGTGTCGAAATCGATCTGCTGAAATGA